Genomic window (Desulfonatronum thiosulfatophilum):
TGGACGATCTTATTTTCGTCGAAGATGTTCTGGCTGGCTTCGGTGATGGAGGAACCATAGGTTCCGATGACGGCCACGATGTTGCGGGTGGACAGACGCTGGGCCGCCAGTGCGGCTGTTCTCGGATCGCCGGCGTCATCTTCGGCGACGATGACCACCTTCTGGCCCAGGACTCCGCCGGCATTGTTCTGTTCCTCGGCGAGCAGGTCCACGATCTGCTTCATGGCCTGACCTTCACTGGCCCAGGAACCGGTCAAAGGGGCCATCAGGCCGATACGGATCTCGGCATGGGCCTGGCCCAGCAACAGGGGCAGCACCAGCAAGCTTGCCAACACGCTCAAAAACAAACGTTTTTTCATGCAATTGCCTCCTACGGAAGAAAAAGGTTGAACCATTTCACGCCGAAAAAAATGGTGAATGCCAGTTGCCAACACTGAGCTAATTGGGTCTCTTACGGCGAAAAACATGGAAAATCAACAACCTTGAACAAATTGACTCGGTGCTGAGATATTGTTTAGATGTAATACTAACTCTTCGTCTTTCAAGCACAATTGTTACAGTATTTGTAAACCTGAGCACCTATTCAGACGCGTTGGAAGTGGAGGCCATGATTTGGCGAGGCGCTAAATCAGGCATACCGTTCGTGGTGAATGCCGCATGCCGAACTCCACTCTTGCCAACTCCGGATCAATGACCATCATAGCTTCCATGAAACTGTAAGTTCACGTTGCCGGCGGTTCCTTTCCGCCCACCGCATCCATCAGCCGTCGCATTCCCCCCTTCAAAACGAGACAAGGTACTCAACATGCAACGATTGTTCACTCTTTTTGTCGTGTTCTTTTGGCTGGCGGTCTCGCCGCTCGTTGTTTCAGCGGAAGTAGTCGAGCACCGCCTGGACAACGGGTTGACCGTCCTGGTTCTTCCGGACCAGCGAGCCCCTGTCGTCACCAATCAGATCTGGTACGGCGTCGGCGCCATGCATGAGCATAGCGGCATCACCGGCATTTCACACATGCTGGAGCATATGATGTTCCGCGGCAGCGAGAAGTACCCACCCGGTGAATTCACGCGGATCATTTCGGAAATCGGCGGATCCCAGAACGCCTTTACCGGGCCGGACTTCACCGGCTACTATCAGGTTGTCGGGACACAGCACTGGGAGATGGTCATGTCCATGGAAGCCGAACGGATGTTTGGCTTGAAGCTGACCGAGGAGGAGTTCCAGCCGGAGCGCAATGTCGTCATCGAGGAGCGCAGGCTGACCCGGGAAGACCGTCCCATCGCCCTTTTGAACGAACACTTCATGGCCACGGCCTTTTTCAACAGCCCTTACGGGCATACCGCCATCGGCTGGATGACGGACATCCAAGCCTATACACTGGAAGACCTCCAGGCATGGTACGAAATGTGGTACGTGCCCAACAACGCCGTGGCCGTGGTGGTGGGCGACGTGGATCCGGAGGAGGTCATCGCCGCGGCCGAACGATATTACGGCCCCATACCGGCCCGGCCGCTGCCGGAAATCAAGCCGCGCACGGAAGCCCCCCAGCGGGGCGAACGCCGAATCACCCTGCGAGTGCCGGCGGAAATGCCGTATTTGATCATGGGCTGGAAAACCCCGGTGCTCTTGACCCTGCGTGAACACGGCGAAGATTCCCTGGAATCCGCAAGGGATGCTTATGCCCTGATGGTCGCGGCGGGAGTGCTCAGTTCCGGCCATGCATCCCGCCTGGACCGTGAACTTGTCCGAGGCAGGGAACTGGCACGGGCCGCCAACGCGGGATACAGCGCCTTCAGCCGTATGGACAGCCTCTTCACCCTCTCGGCCATGCCGTCCACGGGAACGGATCTCCAGACCCTGGAAGAGGCGCTCCTTGAACAGGCGGAGGTATTGCGCAGCGAACCCGTGACCGAGCAGGAGCTTCAACGGGTCAAAGCCCAGGTCATCGCCGCCATGGTCTATCGCCGTGATTCGCTCAACGCCCAGGCTTTCGAGCTGGGCATGCTCGAAACCATCGGCCTTGGCTGGCGGACCATTGAAGAATATGCCGAGGGCATCCGTGAAGTGACAGCGGAAGATGTTCTGCGCGTGGCCCAAAAGTATCTGATCCCGGACACGCGTACCGTGGCCGTTCTCGATCCGTTGCCACTGGATGCTCCCGTGAGAGAATCAACGGCGATCCAGGCACAATAGCTGCGAATGTTGCAGCTTAAAAAGTTCGGTCACAGCTTGCGAGTTACTTTGCAACTGGATTCCCGCCTTCGCGGGAATGACTTCCATGAGATAGCTTTCCAAGCACGTCATGCCCGCGAAGGCGGACATCCAGGCCATGCTTGTCACAAAATTTGAGCAGTTACCTCCGAATATTAAATGCTCATAACATTTTAGATAATTTCTGATTCAACTTGCTTTCTTTGAGTCCATGTCGATTCTTTATCACCACGAATGGCACGCGAGCACAAAGGGACGAGACGTCAGCAACAAGCACCATCCGCGCTCGACCATTCCCAATCATTAAGAACAAAGGTTCATTCATCCGAGGTATCCCATGTATCAACGTAATCCATCCACGCAAGCTGTTCCCGTTCCTTTGCCGCTCCGTGGGCACTTTCTGATTCTTTTCCTGTTTTTTTTTACGGCGGCCGGATTGTTCGCAGCGCCGGCAACGGCCGCGGAGTTCGAACATTGGGAAACCGAAAAGGGCATGAACGTGCTCTTCGCACCGGCTCCGGCCTTGCCCATGCTGGATGTACGCCTGCTTTTCGATGCCGGCTCCTCCCGGGACGGCGACCGTGGCGGTCTGGCCCGCATGACGAACCAGGCCCTGGCCTTCGGCACCGCGGAGTTGGACGCGGACGGCGTGGCGGAACGGTTTGAATCCGTTGGTGCCCAGTTCGGCGCCAGTGCGGCCCGGGACATGGCTGTTCTGCGCCTGCGAACACTGACCGAACCTGACTGGATGGAGACGGCTCTTTCCACATTCGTTTCCCTCCTGGCCGATCCGGCGTTTCCGGAGGACGATCTGGCCAGAGCCCGGCGACAGACGTTGCAGGCACTCCGGCAGGAACGCCAGGAGCCGGGAACCCTCGCTTCCCGGCGCTTTTATCAGCTGGCGTATGGCGACCATCCCTATGCCGCGCACCCGCTGGGGACCGAAAACAGCATCCCGAACCTGGACCGAGACGAACTGCTGCGTTTTTTCCAGGAACACTACACATCCCGCAATGGAGTGCTGACCATGACCGGAGATCTGGACCTGGATACAGCCCGGCAAATCAGCGAGCGCATCTGCGCGGCACTCCCCCAGGGAGAGTGGATGCCGGAGCTTCCACCGATAACGCCGCTCACGGCACCTGTTCTGGAGCACATACCTTTCGCTTCCGAACAGGCCCATATCCACATGGGCACTCCGCTGTTGCGTCGTGATGATCCGGACCGGTTCCCGCTGAGCCTCGCCAATCACGTTCTGGGCGGCGGCGGATTCACGTCCAGACTGTTTCGGGAAATTCGCAATGAGCGCGGGTTGGCATATTCCGTCTCCAGCAGCATTGTTCCCATGTCCGTTGAAGGGCCATTTGTGATCAGCATGCAGACCGGCATCGACCAGGCCCCGCTGTCCGTGGAAGTACTGCACAGCGAGCTGCGGCAGTTCATTGAGCACGGCGTCACGGAGGAAGAGTTGGCCGCATCCAAGGCGAACATCATCGGCCGGTTTCCCTTGAGCCTTGTCTCCAACAGCGAAATCGTCTCCACCCTGGCCATGATCGGATTTTATAATCTTCCCCTGGACTACCTGGAAACCTACACCGAGCATGTTTCCCAGGTCACGACGAAGGAATCACGGGATGCGCTCCAACGGCGCCTGCGGCCTGAAGCTATGGTCACGGTGATTGTCGGCGGTCCGGAGGGACTCTTTGGACCGGACGGCCTCGCCGCGCGCAATCCATCGCCTGAATGATCATTTGATGCCGATCGTATTCTCCAATAGCCCTCTCCACCGTAACTGACCCGCCCAACGAGAAAAGATGAGCTTTGAACCCTCTTTCAAATTACTGGAGGGATGAGGTTCCAGAGGCAGACGCAACAACCGCCGGAGACACATATCCGGCGGTTGTTGTTTTTGACGCCCGTTGCCGTCAAGTCCTGCCGATATCGCAAGCGATCCAGCATGGCGGTTTATTATCCTTGTCAAATGGACAGCTTGATTAATCCATATGGTTCGGCTGAATCCATTTCTTGACGGGTCATGGGTTCTTATTTAAATCGATCCGGAAAGTTGCCATCTTGCATGCCCATCATTGAATTCGGATCAGGGGATCTTGTTCCCGTTGATTCCACGAATTCACCGCGATTTGTTCCACTCTTCGTTCATAAATATCAAAACCCACCATTGGATAAAGAATGCCCTTCAAATCCCCTGCCGCCGTCACCCGTGACCGCATCCAGGACGTCGTCCAGAGCAGTCGATTCCAAAATGCCATCATTTTTGTCATTATCGTCAACGGCATCGTACTTGGGCTGGAAACTTCGGCCCGGGCCATGGAAGTGGCCGGTCCCTTTCTCCTGATGATTGATCGGATCTGTCTGAGCATTTTCATTGGTGAAATCGGTTTGAAGTTCTACGCCCTGCGCGGACGTTTCTTCAAGGAAGGCTGGAACATTTTCGATTTTCTCGTGGTGGCCATTTCACTGATCCCCAGTCATGGCGGGTTTGCGGTACTGCGATCGCTGCGGGTGCTCCGGGTCTTGCGGATGATCTCCGCCTTGCCCAGCATGCGCCGGGTCATCGCCGCCATGCTCCATGCCCTGCCCGGCGTCAGCTCCGTCGCCGGCATTGTGGCCATCATCTTCTATGTGGGAGCGGTTATTACCACGAAGCTGTTCGGGGCAGCCTTTCCGGAATGGTTCGGATCGATCGGGGCTTCTTTCTACACCCTGTTCCAGATAATGACCCTGGAAAGCTGGTCTATGGGAATTGTCCGCCCGGTACTGGAAGTTTTTCCGCTGGCATGGATGTTCTTCGTGCCCTTCATCATTGTCACCACGTACACGGTCATCAATCTGGTGGTGGGCATCATTGTCGGAGCGATGGAGGAAAAGGCCATCGAGGAAGGAATACGGGAAGATCCTGCCAAGACCTGGCAGAGGCTGGAGGCTCGCCTGAACGGTCTGGACAGCAAGCTGGACAGACTATTGAAGGAGAAATCCGAAAAATCGTAACTGCTCAAAACTCCGGGCAGCCCTTTTCATGGAAGGGTCAGGCATCTTGCCTGCCTAAGAACTGCCCTGTGTCGTGATGTGTGAAGAAGAGTTAGTTGATGAAAACGGATGTATATTTTTTCTGGTTTTCCAGAACCTTGCCCACGCCTCGCACCACCGTGGTCAGGGGGTCGTCGTCCTTGATGACCTGGAGATGCGCACTATGGGAAATGAGCTGATCCAGCCCCTTGAGCAACGCCCCTCCTCCCGCCAAGTATAATCCATTATTGGCAATGTCGGCCACCAATTCCGGCGGGGTTTTTTCCAAAGCACGACGAATCGCCAGCACGATGGCATTGACCGGTTCCTGAATCGCCTCCCGAATCTCCTCGTCGTGCAGGGTCAATGTGCGCGGGTTGCCGTCCACCATGTTTTTCCCGCCGACTTCAATGGACAGAGGCTTCTCCTGCCGGAAGGCCGATCCGATGATGATCTTGGTCTTCTCAGCCATGTTTTCCCCGATCAGCATCTGGTATTTATCCTGAACATAGCGCTGGATGGCTTCATTCATCTCATCGCCGGCTATTCGCACCGATTCGGAATAGGCCACCGAAGAAAGCGAGATGACGGCCACTTCCGTTGTTCCGCCGCCGATATCCACGACCATGTTCCCGATGGGCTCGTCAATGGGCAAACCGGCGCCGATGGCCGCGGCTACCGGTTCCTCGATCAATTTGACTTGTCGGGCGCCGGCCTGGGTTCCGGACTCGATGACTGCCCGCTTCTCAACCTGGGTGATCCCCGCGGGAACGCCGATGATGATCATCGGCTTGACCAGGCGCATTCCCCGGATCACCTTGCGCACAAAATAGGCGATCATCTCCTTGGTCACTTCAAAATCGGCAATGACCCCGTCCTTCAGAGGCCGAATCGCCCGGATGCTTTTCGGGGTTCTGCCCAGAAATTCCTTGGCCTCCTTGCCCACAGCCAGAACGTTTCCACTCCGGTTGTCCAAAGCCACCACGGAGGGTTCGTTGAGGACGATACCGTCTTTCGGCGTATACACCAGCGTGTTGGCCGTTCCCAGATCCATGGCCAGGTCGGTGTTCATGAAGGAGAAGAAACGCTTGAAAAACATGCCGTGTCCACCTTGCAAAGATGTTTTAGGAACAAAAGGATGAGTCTGTGACGCCTGACGGCATTTTCTGACCCAAGTACGTATCCGCTGTCAACGGAAATTTGAGATAAGACGATCTATCCGGACATTCAGGGCTACTGTTCTTTTTCCGGAGCGGGCGCTGGAGGGAGCATGGCTTTGAGTTTGCTCACCTGGTTGCGCAGATAAAGATTTTCCAGAAAAAACTCGAGATGTTCCGTAACCAGCTGCAGAAAGACCCGCATTTCCTTGCACGGTGTACGCACGAGCGGATCGGCCAGCACCAGAACAGCTCTCGTTCGCTTGGAGACGTTGAGCGGCAGGCAAATGACCGTATGAAGCACTACCGAACCGATGGCATCCTTGGAAAACAGGGTGACACCGGTATGTCCCGATTCCATGTCCGCTGAAAATACGGGCTTTTCGTTCTTGAAAACCCAACCCACAAGTCCGCTCCCAATGGGAAAAGAGTCAGATTTGGAGAGATTGTTGAGCGGAAAACCATCGGTCCAGCCCTCGATGGTAAAATTTTGTCCGAGTTCATCCCGGACAGCGAGGGCAGCGTGTTCGATCTGCGAGGTTTCCGACAGAATCCCGAGAAAATTTTTGAGATATGACGACCAGAGCGGAAACCGCTGACGAAGCTCGCGCAGTTTTTGCAAAGCCTGATAGTACGTAAAGTCCTTCCTGCTTGTCTGCAGCCGGCAACTGTCCATTTGCAGCGCGGCGACAAACTCCACGAACTGATGGAGAATCTTTTGATCCTTGGTGCTGAAGGAGTAGCTCTTCTTGCTGTCTACGCACAAGACTCCCTGTCCTTCCCTGAGAGGACAGCCCATGAACGCCTTGACCACGGACTCGCTCTGGCCGGAATAATATCCCAGCGATTCGCTCTGCAGTTCAAAGTTATTGACCAGCAACGGCTGATTGTTTCGGAGTATCCATCCCACCAGCCCCTTCCCAGGTAGAACCGTCGCATTACGCGCGAGATCATTTCCCAGGCTGAAATGAGCGGCCACGCGATACGAGCCGCTTGCGTCAGGCAGGAACAGAACCGTCGAGTAGGCGTCGAAGGAGTTCGCGATGATGCTCAAGAGGTGCTGCAAGCACCCGATGTTCTGACTATTCATTGGTTCCAAGTCGAAACTCATTTTGGGGAGCGTCTTTGGACAAAGAATTCGATGCTACGATTGAGGGACTTTTCCTCTTCCGAGGTGAAGTAGCACCCGGGAAGCTCGTTGCGTTGCCGGTGATAGTGCAGGCATTCACAGCACAAGCCGTGTTTTGGACAATCTACCGAAGTGCATGTGCAAAATTTGGTATTGATTTTTATCCGGGGGCATTGGCTGCTCTTGGACATCGAGAACTCCAAGGAAGTGCAAGGTTGCTGTAAAATTCAGGGACGGCGGACTTGAGCTTCCAGCTTCGTCCTCATGAATCCGTGCATGCGAGGGTTGAGTCGTCGCCATCAACAACCATCCCTTGGATGCGGGCGGATTGAAAAAAATCTGTACAGTGGAAAGCCCTGCAAGACAATGCGTCGATCGTGCTGGGTCAATATTCTTGAGTCGACATTGATCATGGGTCCGCCTGCTGCGGCTATTTACATAAAAAGACTTCGACTTAATGTCAATAATTTGATTTTATTTGACATTTTTTAAGCAAGCCATCTTCGTCCGAAAGAGTATGACATTGACACATCATATGCCGCACGCTAGGTAACGACAATCAATCTATGGAGATAGCCACATGCAAGATGCACGCAATCAATTCTTTCATTTTTTGGCCAAGAAGAAGCTCAAGTTCACCTCCCAGCGCGGGCTCATCTTCGATGTTTTTTGGCAAACCAGCGATCATGTCTCCCCGGAAGAGCTATATAACCTGGTCAAGCAGAGCGATCCGCAGGTCGGTCAGGCAACCGTGTACCGGACACTCAAGCTGCTCTCCGAAGCAGGTATTGCGCGTGAAGTGAACTTCGGCGACGGCGTGACGCGATATGAGCCGACCTTCGGCCATGCTCACCACGATCATCTGATATGTTCAAGCTGCGGTCGGAGCGTGGAAGTCATGGACAGCCAGATCGAAAAGCTCCAGGAACAACTGGCCAAGGATCACAACTTCACATTGACGGGACATAAGATGTACCTTTTTGGGGTCTGCCCCGAATGCCGGAGCGCAGGCAAATAAATGCGTCAATAATACCCGGTCTATTTCGGCGCCTCATCAGTCTCGCCATGACAAGTTTTTAAATTTTTTGCCTTGACCGGCTGAACCTGTTCAAATCTCCTCCTCCCCCTTGCCATCTCTTGAGATGGTCATACCATCGTGATCACGTCATAAGTGATCCCTTATTTCGATGTTGCCGATATCCACCGGCCATCATCTCCATTCTCAAATTCGTACATGGACAGCTTCCGCATCAATCGCGCCGACTGGAAACGCCGTAATCTGCACAACCGTCTTCAGGCCGGATTGCTGCTGATTTCCATGAGCGGCTTCCTGGGACTGCTGGGCTACATCCTTTTCGGCTCCCAGGGCCTGTGGGTGATGCTGTTGATGTCCGTCATCCCCCTGTTCTGGAATCCCTCCAAATCACCTCGCCTTGTGTTGCGTCTTTATCGGGCTCGCCTTTTGCATTTTGATCAGGCCCCGGCACTGTTCGCACTTGTCCGCGAATTGTCACAGAGGGCCGGATTGCCGGTTGTCCCGGAAATATTCTTCATCTCCAACAACATGATCAACGCCTTCAGCGTCGGCAACCGCAAGGCCTCCGCCGTGGCTGTCACCAATGGCCTGCTGCAATCCCTGCGGCCTCGTGAAATCGTCGGCGTGCTGGCTCATGAAATCAGTCATATTGCGAACAACGATTTGCGGGTCATGGTCCTGGCCGATCTGATTACCCGCATGGCAAGTTTTCTCTCACTGATCGGCCAGTTTCTTTTGTTCCTGAATCTGCCCCTGATCCTGATGGCGGAAGCGCATGTCGACTGGTGGGCTGTCCTGCTGCTTGTTTTTGCTCCGCAGATCATGCTGCTGGCCCAGCTCGGTCTTTCCCGAACCAGGGAATATGATGCGGACATGCAGGCCGTTCAATTGACGGACGACCCCGAAGGACTGGCCAGCGCCCTGTACAAGGTCGAAGATCACCAGGTTTCCATCTTCCGACGTCTCTGGCCCGGAGCCCGGCTCCCTCAGAATTCCTGGCTGCGAACCCATCCCCCAACCGAGAAACGGGTTCAACGCCTGCTCGCTTTGCATTCATCTTCCAAACGTAAACCCGGACAGGTTTATTCGGCGTAATCGCAACTACTCAGCTCTTCCGAGTTATAACGGACTGGATCCCCGCCTCTGCGGATATGACCGACTTGGAGATGATGGAATAAAAGTCATTCCCGCGAAGGCGGGAATCCAGGTCATGCTTGTCACAAGTTTTTTGAAAAGCCACATTTCCCGCTCAAGCTGAGTAGTTATGCATAATCTTGCGTTGAAGCGAAAATTGCGAGCACACTTCGCGGTTTCTCCAAATTCAGATCCTTCACCGATCTTCTTGCCATCGCTCATCCGAATCTTACCGTGATTGCACGACGTATCAGGAAGAAATTGGAGAGTTTTGCGCATGAAGACCCTCATGAATACATTCATATTCAGCTGTCTGATCGTTCCGTCGGCATACATGGGTTTGCCGACACTGATCAGCGCCAAGGAGAACGCGACAATGCAACAGGAATCCCGGAATCATGAATTGGCCACGCTGGCTGGAGGCTGCTTCTGGTGCCTGGAAGCGGACATCATGAAGTTGGACGGAGTGCAGGAGGCGATATCCGGTTACACCGGCGGGAAAGTGGACAATCCAACGTACGAGCAGGTCACTGGCGGCCGGACGGGCCACTATGAAGCCGTCCAGGTCCGGTTCGATCCGACCGTGACCAGCTACGAACAGATCCTGGACGCCTTCTGGCGTTCCATCGATCCCACCGATCAGGGCGGACAGTTCGCGGACCGCGGGACGCAATACCAGACGGTAATATTCTATCATGACGAAAAACAGCGCGCGGCGGCCGAGGCATCCAAACAGGCTCTTGAGGAATCTGGAAAATTTTCCAAGCCCATTGCCACGGAGATTCTCCCGGCCGCGAAATTTTACGCTGCCGAGGATTATCATCAGAACTACTCTGATACCAACCCCGAGCATTATCAACGCTACCGGGTGCTTTCCGGACGTCAGCCCTTCCTGGACAAGCACTGGAGCGAGACCGAGGTCCGCCGCCCCGCTTCTCCTGGATTCACTCCGCCCTACACCAAGCCTTCCATGGTGGAATTGCGTTCCAGACTCACGCCCATGCAGTATCAGGTCACGCAGCAAGACGGCACCGAGCCGGCCTTCAAGAATGAATACTGGGACAATAAGCGGGCGGGCA
Coding sequences:
- a CDS encoding M16 family metallopeptidase; translated protein: MQRLFTLFVVFFWLAVSPLVVSAEVVEHRLDNGLTVLVLPDQRAPVVTNQIWYGVGAMHEHSGITGISHMLEHMMFRGSEKYPPGEFTRIISEIGGSQNAFTGPDFTGYYQVVGTQHWEMVMSMEAERMFGLKLTEEEFQPERNVVIEERRLTREDRPIALLNEHFMATAFFNSPYGHTAIGWMTDIQAYTLEDLQAWYEMWYVPNNAVAVVVGDVDPEEVIAAAERYYGPIPARPLPEIKPRTEAPQRGERRITLRVPAEMPYLIMGWKTPVLLTLREHGEDSLESARDAYALMVAAGVLSSGHASRLDRELVRGRELARAANAGYSAFSRMDSLFTLSAMPSTGTDLQTLEEALLEQAEVLRSEPVTEQELQRVKAQVIAAMVYRRDSLNAQAFELGMLETIGLGWRTIEEYAEGIREVTAEDVLRVAQKYLIPDTRTVAVLDPLPLDAPVRESTAIQAQ
- a CDS encoding M16 family metallopeptidase, with product MYQRNPSTQAVPVPLPLRGHFLILFLFFFTAAGLFAAPATAAEFEHWETEKGMNVLFAPAPALPMLDVRLLFDAGSSRDGDRGGLARMTNQALAFGTAELDADGVAERFESVGAQFGASAARDMAVLRLRTLTEPDWMETALSTFVSLLADPAFPEDDLARARRQTLQALRQERQEPGTLASRRFYQLAYGDHPYAAHPLGTENSIPNLDRDELLRFFQEHYTSRNGVLTMTGDLDLDTARQISERICAALPQGEWMPELPPITPLTAPVLEHIPFASEQAHIHMGTPLLRRDDPDRFPLSLANHVLGGGGFTSRLFREIRNERGLAYSVSSSIVPMSVEGPFVISMQTGIDQAPLSVEVLHSELRQFIEHGVTEEELAASKANIIGRFPLSLVSNSEIVSTLAMIGFYNLPLDYLETYTEHVSQVTTKESRDALQRRLRPEAMVTVIVGGPEGLFGPDGLAARNPSPE
- a CDS encoding ion transporter; translated protein: MPFKSPAAVTRDRIQDVVQSSRFQNAIIFVIIVNGIVLGLETSARAMEVAGPFLLMIDRICLSIFIGEIGLKFYALRGRFFKEGWNIFDFLVVAISLIPSHGGFAVLRSLRVLRVLRMISALPSMRRVIAAMLHALPGVSSVAGIVAIIFYVGAVITTKLFGAAFPEWFGSIGASFYTLFQIMTLESWSMGIVRPVLEVFPLAWMFFVPFIIVTTYTVINLVVGIIVGAMEEKAIEEGIREDPAKTWQRLEARLNGLDSKLDRLLKEKSEKS
- a CDS encoding rod shape-determining protein, whose amino-acid sequence is MFFKRFFSFMNTDLAMDLGTANTLVYTPKDGIVLNEPSVVALDNRSGNVLAVGKEAKEFLGRTPKSIRAIRPLKDGVIADFEVTKEMIAYFVRKVIRGMRLVKPMIIIGVPAGITQVEKRAVIESGTQAGARQVKLIEEPVAAAIGAGLPIDEPIGNMVVDIGGGTTEVAVISLSSVAYSESVRIAGDEMNEAIQRYVQDKYQMLIGENMAEKTKIIIGSAFRQEKPLSIEVGGKNMVDGNPRTLTLHDEEIREAIQEPVNAIVLAIRRALEKTPPELVADIANNGLYLAGGGALLKGLDQLISHSAHLQVIKDDDPLTTVVRGVGKVLENQKKYTSVFIN
- a CDS encoding GAF domain-containing protein — its product is MNSQNIGCLQHLLSIIANSFDAYSTVLFLPDASGSYRVAAHFSLGNDLARNATVLPGKGLVGWILRNNQPLLVNNFELQSESLGYYSGQSESVVKAFMGCPLREGQGVLCVDSKKSYSFSTKDQKILHQFVEFVAALQMDSCRLQTSRKDFTYYQALQKLRELRQRFPLWSSYLKNFLGILSETSQIEHAALAVRDELGQNFTIEGWTDGFPLNNLSKSDSFPIGSGLVGWVFKNEKPVFSADMESGHTGVTLFSKDAIGSVVLHTVICLPLNVSKRTRAVLVLADPLVRTPCKEMRVFLQLVTEHLEFFLENLYLRNQVSKLKAMLPPAPAPEKEQ
- a CDS encoding DUF6485 family protein, which translates into the protein MSKSSQCPRIKINTKFCTCTSVDCPKHGLCCECLHYHRQRNELPGCYFTSEEEKSLNRSIEFFVQRRSPK
- a CDS encoding Fur family transcriptional regulator, which translates into the protein MQDARNQFFHFLAKKKLKFTSQRGLIFDVFWQTSDHVSPEELYNLVKQSDPQVGQATVYRTLKLLSEAGIAREVNFGDGVTRYEPTFGHAHHDHLICSSCGRSVEVMDSQIEKLQEQLAKDHNFTLTGHKMYLFGVCPECRSAGK
- a CDS encoding zinc metalloprotease HtpX, giving the protein MDSFRINRADWKRRNLHNRLQAGLLLISMSGFLGLLGYILFGSQGLWVMLLMSVIPLFWNPSKSPRLVLRLYRARLLHFDQAPALFALVRELSQRAGLPVVPEIFFISNNMINAFSVGNRKASAVAVTNGLLQSLRPREIVGVLAHEISHIANNDLRVMVLADLITRMASFLSLIGQFLLFLNLPLILMAEAHVDWWAVLLLVFAPQIMLLAQLGLSRTREYDADMQAVQLTDDPEGLASALYKVEDHQVSIFRRLWPGARLPQNSWLRTHPPTEKRVQRLLALHSSSKRKPGQVYSA
- the msrA gene encoding peptide-methionine (S)-S-oxide reductase MsrA, which gives rise to MNTFIFSCLIVPSAYMGLPTLISAKENATMQQESRNHELATLAGGCFWCLEADIMKLDGVQEAISGYTGGKVDNPTYEQVTGGRTGHYEAVQVRFDPTVTSYEQILDAFWRSIDPTDQGGQFADRGTQYQTVIFYHDEKQRAAAEASKQALEESGKFSKPIATEILPAAKFYAAEDYHQNYSDTNPEHYQRYRVLSGRQPFLDKHWSETEVRRPASPGFTPPYTKPSMVELRSRLTPMQYQVTQQDGTEPAFKNEYWDNKRAGIYVDVVSGEPLFSSLDKFDSGTGWPSYTGPLVPENVVERQDRKLFMRRTEVRSKHADSHLGHVFPDGPPPTGLRFCINSAALRFIPAEDLESEGYGQFRELFR